The following proteins are co-located in the Thermus thermophilus HB8 genome:
- a CDS encoding phenylacetic acid degradation protein gives MWGTEWPRFEVIKQDTERSLPQMVGSVHATDPEHALLVARHVFVRRPSAYALFVAPAEAFFHVTQEALKDPKALEGPLGEEEAYWVFAKKSHRRSMVYGDLVGRFLAESPGEAVKQALLEAQGVAFWAVPERLVVGTEPTPEVVESWFAPAREKTYRLQSYYGLVTAKEERHA, from the coding sequence ATGTGGGGGACGGAGTGGCCCCGGTTTGAGGTGATCAAGCAGGACACGGAAAGGAGCCTGCCCCAGATGGTGGGCTCGGTGCACGCCACGGACCCCGAGCACGCCCTCCTCGTGGCCCGGCACGTCTTCGTGCGGAGGCCTTCGGCTTACGCCCTCTTCGTGGCCCCGGCGGAGGCCTTCTTCCACGTGACCCAGGAGGCCCTGAAAGACCCCAAGGCCCTGGAAGGGCCCCTGGGGGAAGAAGAGGCCTACTGGGTCTTCGCCAAGAAGAGCCACCGCCGGAGCATGGTCTACGGGGACCTGGTGGGCCGCTTCCTGGCGGAAAGCCCAGGGGAGGCGGTGAAGCAGGCCCTCCTCGAGGCCCAGGGGGTGGCCTTCTGGGCGGTTCCGGAGAGGCTCGTGGTGGGCACCGAGCCCACGCCCGAGGTGGTGGAGAGCTGGTTCGCCCCCGCCCGGGAGAAGACCTACCGCCTGCAGAGCTACTACGGGCTCGTCACCGCCAAGGAGGAGCGCCATGCTTGA
- a CDS encoding phenylacetate--CoA ligase: MYQPELETLPREKLRALQEERLKRLVVYVYERVPFYRRLLDEAGVDPKGFRGLEDLPRIPFTKKTDLRDHYPFGLFAVPREEVARIHASSGTTGKPTVVGYTKNDLKVFAEVVARSLAAAGARPGMMLHNAYGYGLFTGGLGLHGGAEALGMTVVPVSGGMTERQVMLIQDFRPEVISCTPSYAQTLAEEFRKRGVSPEELSLEYAVLGAEPWTEAIRKQVDEGLGVKSTNIYGLSEIIGPGVSNECVEERQGSHIWEDHFLPEVVDPDTGEPLPEGKVGVLVFTTLTKEAMPLLRYWTGDLTFLTYEACTCGRTHVRMGPILGRTDDMLIIRGVNVYPTQVEAVLLAIPEVEPYYQIVVRREGTLDEAELKVEVSEPFFREIGREVLSDEVVEADHRLHALRERIARKIKDNVGVTLKVTLLPPGQAPRSEGGKLRRVLDLRK; encoded by the coding sequence ATGTACCAGCCGGAACTGGAAACCTTGCCCCGCGAGAAGCTTAGGGCGCTTCAGGAAGAACGGCTCAAGCGCCTGGTGGTCTACGTCTACGAGCGGGTCCCCTTCTACCGGAGGCTCCTTGACGAGGCCGGGGTGGACCCCAAAGGGTTTAGGGGCCTCGAGGACCTCCCCCGGATTCCCTTCACCAAGAAGACGGACCTCCGCGACCACTACCCCTTCGGCCTCTTCGCCGTGCCGAGGGAGGAGGTGGCCAGGATCCACGCCTCTAGCGGCACCACCGGCAAGCCCACCGTGGTGGGCTACACCAAAAACGACCTCAAGGTCTTCGCCGAGGTGGTGGCCCGCTCCTTGGCCGCGGCCGGGGCAAGGCCCGGGATGATGCTCCACAACGCCTACGGCTACGGCCTCTTCACCGGGGGCCTCGGCCTCCACGGGGGGGCGGAGGCTTTGGGGATGACGGTGGTGCCGGTCTCCGGGGGGATGACGGAAAGGCAGGTCATGCTCATCCAGGACTTCCGCCCCGAGGTGATCTCCTGCACCCCTTCCTACGCCCAGACCCTGGCGGAGGAGTTCAGAAAGCGGGGGGTCTCCCCGGAGGAGCTCTCCCTGGAGTACGCCGTCCTGGGCGCCGAGCCCTGGACCGAGGCCATCCGCAAGCAGGTGGACGAGGGGCTTGGGGTGAAGAGCACCAACATCTACGGCCTCTCCGAGATCATCGGCCCCGGGGTTTCCAACGAGTGCGTGGAGGAGCGCCAGGGCAGCCACATCTGGGAGGACCACTTCCTGCCCGAGGTGGTGGACCCGGACACCGGGGAGCCCCTCCCCGAGGGGAAGGTGGGGGTTCTGGTCTTCACCACCCTCACCAAGGAGGCCATGCCCCTCCTGCGCTACTGGACCGGGGACCTCACCTTCCTCACCTACGAGGCCTGCACCTGCGGCCGCACCCACGTGCGCATGGGGCCCATCCTGGGGCGCACTGACGACATGCTCATCATCCGGGGCGTGAACGTCTACCCCACCCAGGTGGAGGCGGTGCTTCTGGCCATCCCCGAGGTGGAGCCCTACTACCAGATCGTGGTGCGGCGGGAGGGCACCCTGGACGAGGCCGAGCTCAAGGTGGAGGTCTCCGAGCCCTTCTTCCGGGAGATCGGCCGGGAGGTCCTCTCCGACGAGGTGGTGGAGGCGGACCACCGGCTCCACGCCCTAAGGGAGCGGATCGCCCGCAAGATCAAGGACAACGTCGGCGTCACCCTGAAGGTCACCCTCCTCCCCCCGGGCCAGGCCCCGAGGAGCGAGGGGGGGAAGCTCAGGCGGGTCCTGGACCTGAGGAAGTAG
- the paaA gene encoding 1,2-phenylacetyl-CoA epoxidase subunit PaaA, producing MVKLRIGYPEDPDYQERLEEFEARIARGEKIEPGDWMPAEYRRQLIRMISQHAHSEWVGMLPEGAWITRAPSLRRKLILLAKVQDEAGHGQYLYHAAETLGITREEMVEALLSGKAKYSNIFNYPTLTWADVAIIGWLVDGMAIKNQTMLAQCSYGPYSRAMVRICAEETFHHKQGKEAVLLYAKGSPKQRRMVQDALNRWWWPTLMMAGPHDTDSPHTPLLLRWGIKTKTNDQIRQEFLNEHVPELLDAGLSIPDPDLRYDEKTGNWIHGPIPWDEFWKVIGGEGPMNRHRLEARRRAHEEGRWVREAMEAYAKRRLAQAAD from the coding sequence ATGGTGAAGCTTAGGATCGGCTACCCCGAGGACCCCGACTACCAGGAAAGGCTAGAAGAGTTTGAGGCCCGGATCGCCCGCGGGGAGAAGATTGAGCCCGGGGACTGGATGCCCGCGGAGTACCGGAGGCAGCTCATCCGCATGATCTCCCAGCACGCCCACAGCGAGTGGGTGGGCATGCTCCCCGAGGGCGCCTGGATCACCCGGGCCCCCTCCCTGAGGCGCAAGCTCATCCTCCTGGCCAAGGTCCAGGACGAGGCGGGGCACGGCCAGTACCTCTACCACGCCGCCGAGACCCTGGGGATCACCCGGGAGGAGATGGTGGAGGCCCTGCTCTCGGGGAAGGCCAAGTACTCCAACATCTTCAACTACCCCACCCTCACCTGGGCGGACGTGGCCATCATCGGCTGGCTGGTGGACGGCATGGCCATCAAGAACCAGACCATGCTGGCCCAGTGCTCCTACGGCCCCTACTCCCGGGCCATGGTGCGCATCTGCGCCGAGGAGACCTTCCACCACAAGCAGGGGAAGGAGGCGGTCCTCCTCTACGCCAAAGGCTCCCCGAAGCAAAGGCGGATGGTCCAGGACGCCCTGAACCGCTGGTGGTGGCCCACCCTGATGATGGCCGGCCCCCACGACACCGACTCCCCCCACACCCCCCTCCTCCTCCGCTGGGGCATCAAGACCAAGACCAACGACCAGATCCGCCAGGAGTTCCTGAACGAGCACGTCCCCGAGCTCCTGGATGCGGGGCTTAGCATCCCCGACCCCGACCTCCGCTACGACGAGAAGACCGGGAACTGGATCCACGGCCCCATCCCTTGGGACGAGTTCTGGAAGGTGATCGGGGGGGAAGGCCCCATGAACCGGCACCGCCTCGAGGCCCGGCGGAGGGCCCACGAGGAGGGGCGCTGGGTGCGGGAGGCCATGGAGGCCTACGCCAAGAGGCGGCTCGCCCAGGCGGCGGACTAG
- the hpaD gene encoding 3,4-dihydroxyphenylacetate 2,3-dioxygenase — protein MAIVRVGFVELWVRDLEKSLEFYQGLLGFRLEHREKKAAYLRGYEELEWSLKLTEAPFPAVRALGFKVDSEEGVRALQDLAAKEGWPHRLEADWGRPEVLKVQDPFGYPLAFYFKAEKLPRVLQRYHEYRGPGILRIDHLNVFSPAVGEATRFYQEVFGFRLTEYTEDDEGRLWASWLHRKGNVHDIAFTNGEGPRLHHFAYWLPDPLAVLKAADILAGAMRTDQIERGPGRHGISNAMFLYLKDPDGHRIELYTSDYLTVDPDHPPVRWSLNDPRRQTLWGHRTPKSWFLEGSVLLDLEENPVPTRPSVLQGLPEHVT, from the coding sequence ATGGCCATCGTGAGGGTGGGGTTTGTGGAACTTTGGGTGCGGGACCTGGAGAAGAGCCTGGAGTTCTACCAGGGGCTTCTGGGCTTCCGCCTGGAGCACCGGGAGAAGAAGGCGGCCTACCTCCGGGGCTACGAGGAGCTGGAGTGGAGCCTCAAGCTCACCGAGGCCCCCTTCCCCGCGGTGCGCGCCCTGGGCTTCAAGGTGGACTCGGAAGAGGGCGTCCGGGCCCTCCAGGACCTCGCCGCCAAGGAGGGGTGGCCCCACCGCCTCGAGGCGGACTGGGGAAGGCCCGAGGTCCTGAAGGTGCAGGACCCCTTCGGCTACCCTCTGGCCTTCTACTTCAAGGCGGAGAAGCTTCCCCGGGTCCTTCAGCGCTACCACGAGTACAGGGGGCCCGGGATCCTGCGCATAGACCACCTCAACGTCTTCTCCCCCGCGGTGGGGGAGGCCACGCGGTTCTACCAGGAGGTCTTCGGCTTCCGCCTCACGGAGTACACGGAGGACGACGAGGGGAGGCTTTGGGCGAGCTGGCTCCACCGTAAGGGCAACGTTCACGATATCGCCTTCACCAACGGGGAAGGCCCCAGGCTCCACCACTTCGCCTACTGGCTTCCCGACCCCCTCGCCGTGCTGAAGGCGGCGGACATCCTGGCGGGGGCCATGCGCACCGACCAGATTGAGCGGGGCCCCGGGCGGCACGGGATCTCCAACGCCATGTTCCTCTACCTCAAAGACCCCGACGGACACCGCATAGAGCTCTACACCTCCGACTACCTCACCGTGGACCCCGACCACCCCCCGGTGCGCTGGAGCCTGAACGACCCCCGCCGCCAGACCCTCTGGGGGCACCGCACGCCCAAGAGCTGGTTCCTGGAGGGGAGCGTACTGCTGGACCTCGAGGAAAACCCCGTGCCCACGCGCCCCTCGGTCCTGCAGGGCCTCCCCGAGCACGTGACTTGA
- the hpaB gene encoding 4-hydroxyphenylacetate 3-monooxygenase, oxygenase component yields the protein MARTGAEYIEALKTRPPNLWYKGEKVEDPTTHPVFRGIVRTMAALYDLQHDPRYREVLTYEEEGKRHGMSFLIPKTKEDLKRRGQAYKLWADQNLGMMGRSPDYLNAVVMAYAASADYFGEFAENVRNYYRYLRDQDLATTHALTNPQVNRARPPSGQPDPYIPVGVVKQTEKGIVVRGARMTATFPLADEVLIFPSTLLQAGSEKYALAFALPTSTPGLHFVCREALVGGDSPFDHPLSSRVEEMDCLVIFDDVLVPWERVFILGNVELCNNAYAATGALNHMAHQVVALKTAKTEAFLGVAALMAEGIGADVYGHVQEKIAEIIVYLEAMRAFWTRAEEEAKENAYGLLVPDRGALDGARNLYPRLYPRIREILEQIGASGLITLPSEKDFKGPLGPFLEKFLQGAALEAKERVALFRLAWDMTLSGFGARQELYERFFFGDPVRMYQTLYNVYNKEPYKERIRAFLKESLKVFEEVQA from the coding sequence ATGGCAAGGACCGGAGCGGAGTACATCGAGGCCTTGAAGACCCGTCCCCCCAACCTCTGGTACAAGGGGGAGAAGGTGGAGGACCCCACCACCCACCCCGTCTTCCGGGGGATCGTGCGCACCATGGCCGCCCTCTACGACCTGCAGCACGACCCCCGCTACCGGGAGGTCCTCACCTACGAGGAGGAGGGGAAGCGGCACGGGATGAGCTTCCTCATCCCCAAGACCAAGGAGGACCTGAAGCGGAGGGGGCAGGCCTACAAGCTCTGGGCCGACCAGAACCTGGGGATGATGGGGCGGAGCCCCGACTACCTCAACGCCGTGGTCATGGCCTACGCGGCGAGCGCGGACTACTTCGGAGAGTTCGCCGAGAACGTCCGGAACTACTACCGGTACCTCCGGGACCAGGACCTCGCCACCACCCACGCCCTCACCAACCCCCAGGTGAACCGGGCGAGGCCTCCCTCGGGCCAGCCCGACCCCTACATCCCCGTGGGGGTGGTGAAGCAGACGGAGAAGGGGATCGTGGTCCGGGGGGCCCGGATGACGGCCACCTTCCCCCTGGCGGACGAGGTCCTCATCTTCCCCTCCACCCTCCTCCAGGCGGGAAGCGAGAAGTACGCCCTGGCCTTCGCCCTTCCCACCTCCACCCCGGGCCTCCACTTCGTCTGCCGGGAGGCCCTGGTGGGCGGGGACAGCCCCTTTGACCACCCCCTCTCCAGCCGGGTGGAGGAGATGGACTGCCTGGTGATCTTTGACGACGTCCTCGTCCCCTGGGAGAGGGTCTTCATCCTGGGGAACGTGGAGCTCTGCAACAACGCCTACGCGGCCACGGGCGCCCTGAACCACATGGCCCACCAGGTGGTGGCCCTGAAGACGGCGAAGACCGAGGCCTTCCTTGGGGTGGCGGCCCTCATGGCCGAGGGCATCGGGGCGGACGTCTACGGCCACGTGCAGGAGAAGATCGCCGAGATCATCGTCTACCTCGAGGCCATGCGCGCCTTCTGGACGAGGGCGGAGGAGGAGGCCAAGGAGAACGCCTACGGCCTCTTGGTCCCGGACCGGGGCGCCTTGGACGGGGCCAGGAACCTCTACCCGAGGCTTTACCCCAGGATCCGGGAGATCCTTGAGCAGATCGGGGCTTCCGGCCTCATCACCCTCCCCTCGGAGAAGGACTTCAAGGGGCCCCTCGGCCCCTTCCTGGAGAAGTTCCTCCAGGGGGCGGCCCTCGAGGCCAAGGAGCGGGTGGCCCTCTTCCGCCTGGCCTGGGACATGACCCTCTCCGGCTTCGGGGCGAGGCAGGAGCTCTACGAGCGCTTCTTCTTCGGCGACCCCGTGCGCATGTACCAGACCCTCTACAACGTCTACAACAAGGAGCCCTACAAGGAGAGGATCCGCGCTTTCCTCAAGGAAAGCCTCAAGGTCTTTGAGGAGGTCCAGGCGTGA
- a CDS encoding thioesterase family protein: MRPIPEGYEAVFETVVTPEMTVRFEELGPVHPVYATYWMVKHMELAGRKIILPFLEEGEEGIGSYVEARHLASALPGMRVRVVARHEKTEGNRVYARVEAYNELGDLIGVGRTEQVILPKAKVEALFRRLKERWEAERSPS; encoded by the coding sequence ATGCGCCCCATCCCCGAAGGCTACGAGGCGGTCTTTGAGACCGTGGTCACCCCGGAGATGACGGTGCGCTTTGAGGAGCTGGGCCCCGTCCACCCCGTCTACGCCACCTACTGGATGGTCAAGCACATGGAGCTCGCCGGGCGCAAGATCATCCTCCCCTTCCTGGAGGAGGGGGAGGAGGGGATCGGGAGCTACGTGGAGGCCCGTCACCTGGCCTCCGCCCTCCCGGGGATGCGGGTGAGGGTCGTGGCCCGCCACGAGAAGACCGAGGGGAACCGGGTCTACGCCCGGGTGGAGGCCTACAACGAGCTCGGGGACCTCATCGGGGTGGGGCGCACGGAGCAGGTGATCCTCCCCAAGGCCAAGGTGGAGGCCCTCTTCCGGAGGCTCAAGGAGCGGTGGGAGGCGGAGCGGTCGCCCTCGTAG
- the paaD gene encoding 1,2-phenylacetyl-CoA epoxidase subunit PaaD: MVERYWEALKGVKDPEIPVLNIVEMGMVLGVEAEGKRVKVRFRPTFSGCPAIQLIREEIVGALKEAGAEEVEVEEARTPWSTEAMTEEAREKLLGYGVAPPLPLPMAGEDPPCPRCGSREVVLKNPFGATLCKTLYQCAACGEVFEAFKTV; this comes from the coding sequence GTGGTAGAGCGGTACTGGGAGGCCCTAAAGGGGGTGAAGGACCCGGAGATCCCCGTCCTCAACATCGTGGAGATGGGGATGGTCCTGGGGGTGGAGGCCGAGGGGAAAAGGGTCAAGGTGCGCTTCCGCCCCACCTTCTCCGGCTGCCCGGCCATCCAGCTCATCCGGGAGGAGATCGTGGGGGCCCTCAAGGAGGCGGGGGCCGAGGAGGTGGAGGTGGAGGAGGCCCGCACCCCCTGGAGCACCGAGGCCATGACCGAGGAGGCCCGGGAGAAGCTTCTCGGCTACGGCGTCGCCCCGCCCCTTCCCCTCCCCATGGCCGGGGAAGACCCTCCCTGCCCCCGGTGCGGAAGCCGGGAGGTGGTCCTCAAGAACCCCTTCGGGGCCACGCTTTGCAAGACGCTCTACCAGTGCGCCGCTTGCGGCGAGGTCTTTGAGGCCTTTAAGACCGTCTAG
- the paaC gene encoding 1,2-phenylacetyl-CoA epoxidase subunit PaaC has translation MLEELLVEKLTALADDEVVLAQRLSEWVAHAPILEEDIAIANLAQDELGHAKLYLELRRELDGSDPDELVFFRDPLEYQNAVLVELPKGDWAFTMVRQYLFDLYENLWLEEARKSAYPPLAEAAERILKEERFHLKHSALWVERLGLGTEESHARAQKALEALFPYAKQLFVPLPGEEELWAAGYVPDLKALRDRYLEEATRHLERSGLKVPEGGYVPKSRKEHTEYLWSLLAEMQSVARWDREAKAW, from the coding sequence ATGCTTGAGGAGCTCCTGGTGGAGAAGCTCACGGCCCTGGCCGACGACGAGGTGGTCCTCGCCCAACGCCTCTCGGAGTGGGTGGCCCACGCGCCCATCCTCGAGGAGGACATCGCCATCGCCAACCTGGCCCAGGACGAGCTGGGCCACGCCAAGCTCTACCTGGAGCTAAGGCGGGAGCTGGACGGGTCCGACCCCGACGAGCTCGTCTTCTTCCGCGACCCCCTGGAGTACCAAAACGCCGTCTTGGTGGAGCTTCCCAAGGGGGACTGGGCCTTCACCATGGTCCGGCAGTACCTCTTTGACCTCTACGAGAACCTCTGGCTGGAGGAGGCAAGGAAGAGCGCCTACCCCCCCCTTGCGGAGGCGGCCGAGAGGATCCTCAAGGAGGAGCGCTTCCACCTGAAGCACTCCGCCCTCTGGGTGGAGCGCTTGGGCCTGGGCACGGAGGAGAGCCACGCCCGGGCCCAGAAGGCCCTGGAGGCCCTCTTCCCCTACGCCAAGCAGCTCTTCGTGCCCTTGCCGGGGGAGGAGGAGCTTTGGGCGGCGGGGTACGTGCCGGACCTAAAGGCCCTTCGGGACCGCTACTTGGAGGAGGCCACCCGCCATTTGGAGCGCTCGGGGCTCAAGGTGCCGGAAGGGGGGTACGTGCCCAAGAGCCGGAAGGAGCACACGGAGTACCTATGGTCCCTCCTCGCGGAGATGCAGTCCGTGGCCCGCTGGGACCGGGAGGCGAAAGCGTGGTAG
- the paaZ gene encoding phenylacetic acid degradation bifunctional protein PaaZ, which translates to MKLQSYLMGEWREGQGEGVPVRDASTGEVLARVTAEGLPVKEAVAWGREVGGKALLALGFQERGRRLRALAQYLSERKEALYRLYATTGGTRRDAWYDVDGGIGVLYAYSSLARNLPEGNLLPEDDFLPLSKDLSFQGRHVLAPKGGITVQINAFNFPVWGLLEKFAPAFLAGVPTLAKPATPTAHVAEALVRTMLESGLLPEGSLQLLVGSVGDLFDALDHRDSVFFTGSKATADRLRRHPAFLERGALFNAEADSLNPAILGEKATEEELSRLAQEIAQELVIKTGQRCTAIRRVFAPRERLKALLEATRKRLEALRLGDPREEGVDLGPLASLEQKAEVEKAVAALLEAGARVYWRHPGREDGAFFPPTLLLAEDPWPGALHQVEPFGPVATFFPYGSREEAARLAALGGGSLVATLATSDPEEARFYLLALAPYVGRLHLLNARTAASSTGHGSPLPRLLHGGPGRAGGGEELGGLLSVRRHLGRVALQADPWLLSALTGEYAKGAEKPAEVHPFRKAYEDLEVGETLTTHRRTVTEADIALFSALSWDHFYAHTDEIAARESLFGKRVAHGYFVLSAAAGLFVDPAPGPVLANYGLEGLRFLEPVGAGDTLQVRLTVKRKRPRDEKTGVVEWAAEVVNQEGKPVATYTVLTLVARKGALAKGS; encoded by the coding sequence ATGAAGCTCCAAAGCTACCTCATGGGCGAGTGGCGGGAAGGCCAGGGCGAGGGCGTCCCCGTGCGGGACGCGAGCACGGGGGAGGTCCTCGCCCGGGTGACGGCGGAGGGCCTCCCCGTGAAGGAGGCCGTGGCCTGGGGCCGGGAGGTGGGCGGAAAGGCCCTTTTGGCCCTGGGCTTCCAGGAACGGGGAAGGCGGCTTAGGGCCCTGGCCCAGTACCTCTCCGAGCGGAAGGAGGCCCTCTACCGCCTCTACGCCACCACGGGGGGGACGAGGCGGGACGCCTGGTACGACGTGGACGGGGGGATCGGGGTCCTTTACGCCTATAGCTCCCTCGCCCGCAACCTCCCCGAGGGCAACCTCCTCCCCGAGGACGACTTCCTTCCCCTCTCCAAGGACCTCTCTTTCCAGGGGAGGCACGTCCTCGCCCCCAAGGGGGGGATCACCGTCCAGATCAACGCCTTCAACTTCCCCGTATGGGGGCTCTTGGAGAAGTTCGCCCCCGCCTTCCTCGCGGGGGTCCCCACCCTGGCGAAGCCCGCCACCCCCACGGCCCACGTGGCCGAGGCCCTGGTGCGGACGATGCTGGAGTCGGGCCTCCTCCCGGAAGGGAGCCTCCAGCTCCTCGTGGGAAGCGTGGGGGACCTCTTTGACGCCCTGGACCACCGGGACAGCGTCTTCTTCACCGGGTCCAAGGCCACCGCCGACCGCCTCCGCCGCCACCCGGCCTTCCTGGAGCGGGGGGCCCTCTTCAACGCCGAGGCCGACTCCCTAAACCCCGCCATCCTGGGGGAAAAGGCCACGGAGGAGGAGCTTTCCCGCCTCGCCCAGGAGATCGCCCAGGAGCTCGTCATCAAGACGGGGCAGCGCTGCACCGCCATCCGCCGGGTCTTTGCGCCAAGGGAGCGCCTTAAGGCCCTCCTCGAGGCCACCCGAAAGCGCCTCGAGGCCTTAAGGCTCGGCGACCCCCGGGAGGAGGGCGTGGACCTCGGGCCTTTGGCCTCCTTGGAGCAGAAGGCGGAGGTGGAAAAAGCGGTGGCGGCCCTCCTGGAGGCGGGGGCCCGGGTCTACTGGAGGCACCCCGGGCGGGAGGACGGGGCCTTCTTCCCCCCCACCCTCCTCCTCGCCGAGGACCCCTGGCCCGGGGCCCTCCACCAGGTGGAGCCCTTCGGCCCCGTGGCCACCTTCTTCCCCTACGGAAGCCGGGAGGAGGCGGCGAGGCTTGCCGCTTTGGGCGGGGGAAGCCTCGTGGCCACCCTCGCCACCTCCGACCCCGAGGAGGCGCGCTTTTACCTCCTGGCCCTCGCCCCCTACGTGGGGCGGCTTCACCTCCTGAACGCCCGCACCGCGGCCTCCTCCACGGGGCACGGCTCCCCCCTCCCCCGCCTCCTCCACGGCGGGCCAGGGCGGGCGGGAGGGGGCGAGGAGCTCGGCGGCCTCCTCTCCGTGAGGCGCCACCTCGGGCGGGTCGCCCTCCAGGCCGACCCCTGGCTCCTCTCCGCCCTCACCGGGGAGTACGCCAAGGGGGCGGAAAAGCCCGCGGAGGTCCACCCCTTCCGCAAGGCCTACGAGGACCTCGAGGTGGGCGAGACCCTCACCACCCACCGCCGCACCGTCACCGAAGCGGACATCGCCCTCTTCTCCGCCCTCTCCTGGGACCACTTCTACGCCCACACGGACGAGATCGCCGCCAGGGAGAGCCTCTTCGGGAAGCGGGTGGCCCACGGCTACTTCGTCCTCTCCGCCGCAGCGGGGCTTTTCGTGGACCCCGCCCCGGGCCCGGTGCTCGCCAACTACGGCCTCGAGGGCCTGCGCTTCCTGGAGCCCGTGGGGGCCGGGGACACCCTCCAGGTCCGCCTCACGGTGAAGCGCAAGCGCCCCCGGGACGAAAAGACGGGCGTGGTGGAGTGGGCCGCGGAGGTGGTGAACCAGGAAGGGAAGCCGGTCGCCACCTACACCGTCCTCACCCTGGTGGCCCGAAAGGGGGCCTTGGCGAAGGGTTCCTGA
- the hpaC gene encoding 4-hydroxyphenylacetate 3-monooxygenase reductase subunit: MKEAFKEALARFASGVTVVAARLGEEERGMTATAFMSLSLEPPLVALAVSERAKLLPVLEGAGAFTVSLLREGQEAVSEHFAGRPKEGIALEEGRVKGALAVLRCRLHALYPGGDHRIVVGLVEEVELGEEGPPLVYFQRGYRRLVWPS, translated from the coding sequence GTGAAAGAGGCCTTCAAGGAGGCCCTCGCCCGCTTCGCCAGCGGGGTCACGGTGGTGGCGGCCAGGCTTGGGGAGGAGGAAAGGGGGATGACGGCCACCGCCTTCATGTCCCTAAGCCTCGAGCCCCCCCTCGTGGCCCTGGCGGTGAGCGAACGGGCCAAGCTCCTCCCCGTCCTCGAGGGGGCGGGGGCCTTCACCGTAAGCCTCCTCCGCGAGGGGCAGGAGGCGGTCTCCGAGCACTTCGCGGGAAGGCCCAAGGAGGGAATCGCCCTGGAGGAGGGGAGGGTGAAGGGGGCCCTCGCCGTCCTCCGCTGCCGCCTCCACGCCCTCTACCCCGGGGGGGACCACCGGATCGTGGTGGGCCTGGTGGAGGAGGTGGAGCTCGGGGAGGAGGGGCCTCCTTTGGTCTACTTCCAAAGGGGCTACAGGAGGTTGGTATGGCCATCGTGA
- a CDS encoding TetR/AcrR family transcriptional regulator, translating to MDRRSQILTIAGHLFSQRGYHATSMRELARHLNLQGGSLYAHIQSKEELLLEVVRQAAERFQKVLEELPSGDPVTRMKALVKGHLRVIAEELPRATVFFHEWKHLSPPLLEEAKALRRRYEEGVQAVVEEGVRAGVFRVENVRLATLFVLSALNWTYQWYRPDGPLSLEALAEAYAELVLKALGVAASPEGERREEGGEDGEA from the coding sequence ATGGACCGCCGGAGCCAGATCCTCACCATCGCCGGGCACCTCTTCAGCCAGAGGGGCTACCACGCCACCAGCATGCGGGAGCTCGCCCGCCACCTGAACCTCCAGGGCGGGAGCCTCTACGCCCACATCCAGTCCAAGGAGGAGCTCCTCCTGGAGGTGGTGCGCCAGGCGGCGGAGAGGTTCCAGAAGGTCTTGGAGGAGCTTCCTTCGGGAGACCCCGTGACCCGGATGAAGGCCCTCGTCAAGGGCCACCTCCGGGTCATCGCCGAGGAGCTTCCCCGGGCCACGGTCTTCTTCCACGAGTGGAAGCACCTCTCCCCTCCCCTCCTCGAGGAGGCCAAGGCCCTGAGGCGCCGCTACGAGGAGGGGGTGCAGGCCGTGGTGGAGGAGGGGGTGCGGGCGGGGGTCTTCCGGGTGGAGAACGTGCGGCTCGCCACCCTCTTCGTCCTCTCCGCCCTCAACTGGACCTACCAGTGGTACCGGCCCGACGGCCCCCTCTCCCTGGAAGCGCTCGCAGAGGCCTACGCCGAGCTGGTCCTCAAGGCCCTTGGCGTGGCGGCTTCCCCGGAAGGGGAACGCCGTGAGGAAGGAGGCGAAGATGGTGAAGCTTAG
- the paaI gene encoding hydroxyphenylacetyl-CoA thioesterase PaaI has protein sequence MRDPFMEALGLKVLHLAPGEAVVAGEVRADHLNLHGTAHGGFLYALADSAFALASNTRGPAVALSCRMDYFRPLGAGARVEARAVEVNLSRRTATYRVEVVSEGKLVALFTGTVFRLGGDGDDVPAGTGNLAPREA, from the coding sequence ATGAGGGACCCCTTCATGGAGGCCTTGGGCCTAAAGGTCCTCCACCTCGCCCCGGGGGAAGCGGTGGTGGCGGGGGAGGTGCGGGCGGACCACTTAAACCTCCACGGCACCGCCCACGGGGGCTTCCTCTACGCCCTGGCGGACAGCGCCTTCGCCCTGGCCAGCAACACCCGGGGGCCCGCCGTGGCCCTCTCCTGCCGCATGGACTACTTCCGTCCCCTTGGGGCGGGGGCGCGGGTGGAGGCGAGGGCGGTGGAGGTGAACCTCTCCCGGCGCACGGCCACCTACCGGGTGGAGGTGGTCTCCGAAGGCAAGCTCGTGGCCCTCTTCACGGGAACGGTCTTTCGCTTGGGAGGTGATGGGGATGATGTACCAGCCGGAACTGGAAACCTTGCCCCGCGAGAAGCTTAG